A single region of the Sciurus carolinensis chromosome 16, mSciCar1.2, whole genome shotgun sequence genome encodes:
- the Cdh16 gene encoding cadherin-16 isoform X5, translating into MVPAWLWLLCLYVIQAFPEAQAAELHVEVPENYGGNFPLYLTKLPLPREKAEGRVVLTGDSDMAAEGPFAVDPDSGFLMVTRALDREEQAEYQLQVTLEAEDGLVLWGPQLVIVHVKDENDQVPQFSQAIYRAQLSQGTRPGIPFLFLEASDGDAPGTANSDLRFQILSQAPAQVSPDMFQLEPRLGALALSPEGSTSLDHALAGPYELLVQVKDMGDQASGHQATATIEISVVESTWVPLGTIHLAENLEVLYPHHISQARWSGGDVHYHLESQPPGPFEVDTEGKLHVTRELDREAQAEYMLQVRAQNSHGEDYTAPLELHVVVTDENDNRPICLPRGPSVSIPELSSPGTEVTRLSAEDADAPGSPNSHVVYRLLSPEPIEGAEGKTFELDPTSGSVTLGTAPLKAGENILLQVLAIDLAGAEGGLSSTCEIAVRITDINDHAPEFTTSQIGPISLPEDVEPETLVATLMATDADLEPAFRLMDFAIEAGNMEGIFGLDWEPDSGHVQLRLRKNLSYEAAPHHKVVVVVRNVEELVGPGPGPGSTATVTVLVERMIPPPKLDQESYEARIPVSTPAGSLLLTIQPSDPMSRTLRFSLVNDSEGWLCIKEFSGEVHTAQSLHGAQPGDSYTVIVEAQDAVIVCRCNVEGQCMRKVGRMKGMPTKLSAVGILVGTLAAIGFFLILIFTHLALARKKDLDQPADSVPLKAVV; encoded by the exons ATGGTCCCTGCCTGGCTGTGGTTGCTTTGCCTCTACGTCATCCAG GCTTTCCCTGAGGCCCAGGCTGCAGAACTGCATGTGGAAGTCCCTGAAAACTATGGTGGAAATTTCCCTTTGTATCTGACCAAG CTGCCACTGCCCCGTGAGAAGGCTGAAGGTCGGGTTGTGCTGACAGGGGACTCAGACATGGCAGCTGAGGGCCCCTTTGCTGTGGATCCAGATTCTGGCTTCCTGATGGTGACCAGGGCCCTGGACAGAGAGGAACAGGCAGAATATCAGCTGCAG GtcaccctggaggctgaggatggaCTTGTCTTGTGGGGTCCACAGCTTGTGATTGTGCATGTGAAGGATGAGAATGACCAGGTGCCCCAATTCTCCCAGGCCATCTACAGAGCTCAACTGAGTCAGGGTACCAGGCCTG gtatccccttcctcttccttgagGCTTCAGATGGGGATGCACCAGGAACAGCCAACTCAGATCTTCGATTTCAGATCCTGAGCCAGGCACCAGCCCAGGTTTCACCAGACATGTTCCAGTTGGAGCCTCGACTGGGGGCTCTGGCTCTCAGCCCTGAGG GAAGCACCAGCCTAGACCATGCCCTGGCAGGACCCTACGAGTTGTTGGTACAGGTCAAGGATATGGGTGACCAAGCCTCAGGCCACCAGGCCACAGCCACTATAGAGATCTCTGTAGTAGAGAGCACCTGGGTACCCCTAGGGACTATCCACCTGGCAGAGAATCTTGAAGTTCTGTACCCACACCACATTTCCCAG GCACGCTGGAGTGGGGGGGATGTCCATTATCACCTGGAGAGCCAGCCCCCTGGGCCATTTGAAGTGGACACAGAGGGGAAACTTCATGTGACCAGGGAGCTGGACCGAGAGGCCCAGGCTGAG TATATGCTCCAGGTGCGGGCTCAGAATTCCCATGGTGAGGACTACACGGCACCCCTGGAGTTACATGTGGTGGTGACGGATGAGAATGACAACAGACCCATCTGCCTCCCTCGTGGTCCCTCAGTCAGCATCCCTGAACTCAGCTCCCCAG GCACTGAAGTGACAAGGTTGTCGGCAGAGGACGCAGATGCCCCTGGCTCTCCCAATTCCCATGTTGTGTATCGGCTGCTGAGTCCTGAACCTATAGAGGGGGCAGAGGGGAAAACCTTTGAGCTGGATCCCACTTCAGGCAGTGTGACTCTGGGGACTGCCCCACTCAAAGCTGGCGAGAACATTCTGCTTCAGGTGCTGGCCATTGACCTAGCAGGAGCAGAGGGTG GACTCAGCAGCACGTGTGAGATTGCAGTTAGGATCACAGACATCAATGACCATGCTCCTGAGTTCACCACCTCCCAG ATTGGGCCTATAAGCCTCCCTGAGGATGTGGAGCCTGAGACTTTGGTAGCCACTCTCATGGCCACTGATGCTGACCTTGAGCCTGCCTTCCGCCTTATGGACTTTGCCATTGAAGCAGGGAACATGGAAGGGATATTTGGCCTGGATTGGGAGCCAGACTCTGGTCATGTCCAACTCAGACTCCGCAAG AACCTCAGCTATGAGGCAGCTCCCCATCacaaggtggtggtggtggtacgaAACGTGGAAGAACTGGTGGGCCCAGGTCCAGGCCCTGGATCCACAGCCACAGTGACTGTGCTGGTGGAGAGGATGATACCACCCCCCAAGTTGGACCAGGAAAGCTATGAGGCCAGGATCCCGGTCAGCACCCCAGCTGGGTCCCTGCTGCTTACCATCCAGCCCTCAGACCCTATGAGCAGAACCCTCAG gttcTCCCTGGTCAATGACTCAGAGGGCTGGCTATGCATCAAGGAGTTCTCTGGGGAAGTGCACACGGCCCAGTCCCTGCATGGCGCCCAGCCTGGGGACTCATACACAGTGATTGTGGAGGCCCAGGATGCAG
- the Rrad gene encoding GTP-binding protein RAD: MTLNGGGSGAGGSRVGSRERERRRGSTPWGPAPPLHRRSMPVDERDLQAALSPGALAVTATGTRPQDRRLDWPEGSSDSLSSGGSSSDDSVYKVLLLGAPGVGKSALARIFGGVEDGPEAEAAGHTYDRSIMVDGEEASLMVYDIWEQDGSCWLPGHCMAMGDAYVIVYSITDKGSFEKASELRVQLRRARQSDDVPIILVGNKSDLVRSREVSVDEGRACAVVFDCKFIETSAALHHNVQALFEGVVRQIRLRRDSKEANARRQAGTRRRESLGKKAKRFLGRIVARNSRKMAFRAKSKSCHDLSVL; the protein is encoded by the exons ATGACTCTGAACGGCGGGGGCAGCGGAGCGGGCGGGAGCCGCGTCGGGAGCCGGGAGCGCGAGCGCCGTCGGGGCAGCACCCCCTGGGGCCCGGCGCCCCCGCTACACCGCCGTAGTATGCCAGTGGACGAGCGCGACCTGCAGGCGGCGCTGTCTCCCGGCGCCCTGGCAGTGACTGCGACTGGAACCCGGCCGCAGGATCGGAGGCTGGACTGGCCCGAGGGCTCTTCTGACTCTCTCAGCTCAGGGGGCAGCAGCTCAGACGACAGCGTTTACAAGGTGCTGCTGCTGGGGGCCCCAGGTGTGGGCAAGAGTGCTCTGGCGCGTATATTCGGTGGTGTAGAGGACGGGCCCGAAGCAGAGGCCGCAG GGCACACATATGATCGCTCCATCATGGTGGATGGAGAAGAGGCATCACTCATGGTCTATGACATCTGGGAGCAG GATGGCAGCTGCTGGCTGCCTGGCCACTGCATGGCCATGGGAGATGCATATGTCATCGTGTACTCAATAACCGATAAAGGAAGCTTTGAGAAGGCCTCAGAACTTCGGGTTCAGCTGCGGCGGGCACGGCAGTCAGACGACGTGCCCATCATCCTTGTGGGCAACAAGAGTGACCTGGTGCGCTCTCGTGAGGTCTCTGTGGATG AGGGCCGGGCCTGCGCTGTGGTCTTTGACTGCAAGTTCATCGAGACATCAGCAGCGCTACACCACAACGTCCAGGCACTGTTTGAGGGTGTTGTGCGCCAGATACGCCTTCGCAGGGACAGCAAAGAGGCCAATGCACGACGGCAAGCTGGTACCCGGCGGCGAGAAAGCCTTGGCAAGAAGGCGAAACGCTTCCTGGGCCGCATTGTAGCCCGCAACAGCCGCAAGATGGCCTTTCGTGCCAAATCCAAATCCTGCCATGACCTCTCAGTTCTCTAA